A region from the Halomarina litorea genome encodes:
- a CDS encoding NUDIX hydrolase, which translates to MTLDDLWFLADEARQEAECAYHRLTAHHEGYLEFERTRSVSRGRFRTLAERIRTSGTPYGAHTVVHRESGDLLLVRHDDVDLWVLPGGCVDGAESCREAARRELAEEAGVEAAYDGLAMLTRVTVRHGDQRTWGVLPVFEARAETTTPAVDDPDGEISDARWFDELPPDTRDREDLLAWRAEVR; encoded by the coding sequence ATGACGCTGGATGACCTCTGGTTCCTCGCGGACGAGGCACGACAGGAGGCCGAGTGCGCCTACCACCGCCTGACGGCGCACCACGAGGGCTACCTCGAGTTCGAGCGCACCCGCTCGGTCTCCCGCGGCCGCTTCCGGACGCTCGCAGAGCGCATCAGGACCTCGGGAACGCCGTACGGCGCGCACACGGTCGTCCACCGCGAGTCCGGGGACCTCCTGCTGGTCAGACACGACGACGTCGACCTGTGGGTCCTCCCCGGCGGGTGCGTGGACGGGGCGGAGTCCTGCCGGGAAGCCGCGCGCCGCGAACTCGCCGAGGAAGCGGGGGTCGAGGCCGCCTACGACGGACTGGCGATGCTCACGCGCGTCACGGTCCGCCACGGCGACCAGCGGACGTGGGGCGTCCTCCCCGTCTTCGAGGCGCGTGCGGAAACGACGACGCCCGCCGTGGACGACCCGGACGGCGAGATATCCGACGCGCGCTGGTTCGACGAGCTACCCCCGGACACCCGCGACCGGGAGGACCTGCTGGCGTGGCGGGCAGAGGTGCGCTGA
- a CDS encoding PAS domain S-box protein, which translates to MATDTQHEPLENEDGPGAATIRVLHVDDDPDLLDVTQTWLEREDDRIRVRSTVDASEALDVLATDRVDCVVSDYAMPRMDGLAFLQAVRERDEHLPFVLFTGKGTEEVAAEAISLGATDYLRKGSSDTYTVLANRVVNYVEKHRAELEVERRLKALETAREGISILDEDGRFVYLNQSYADLYGYAVEELLGRHWEVLYPESDVSLVYDEILPAIPVEGRWSGETRQLRKDGSPLLTSHALSYTDSGEMVCVVRDLTEERETERLLGEERRRFDLLVDAVVEYAIFELDATGRVTSWNEGAERTTGYPEATGLGVDWAAFYTDEDRARGRPAEHLDRALAEGSVHGEGWRVREDGSRFWAETTLTTVDEAANGGGFLCVMRDSTDRLYRERQLQRRIEHLDQFASVLSHDLQTPLATARASLDLAREDPTDAGDSLDRLDRSLARIRHLTESLLTLAREGATVSSSEPVPLDAVAKRAWDLVDAPDARLVVEDGLGSMTGDPERVQTLFENLFTNSAEHGGTDVTVRVGPLDGGFYVEDDGPGIPPEDRLRVFEHGLSTVEGRTGFGLSIVERISDAHHWRVVATKGIDGGARFEFTPTDLSIVD; encoded by the coding sequence ATGGCCACCGATACCCAGCACGAACCGCTGGAGAACGAGGACGGCCCCGGCGCCGCCACGATACGGGTCCTGCACGTCGACGACGACCCCGACCTGCTCGACGTGACACAGACCTGGCTGGAACGCGAGGACGACCGGATTCGGGTCCGGTCGACAGTGGACGCCAGCGAAGCGCTCGACGTCCTCGCGACCGACCGCGTCGACTGCGTGGTGAGCGACTACGCGATGCCCCGGATGGACGGCCTCGCCTTCCTGCAGGCCGTCAGGGAGCGCGACGAGCACCTCCCGTTCGTCCTCTTCACCGGGAAGGGGACCGAGGAGGTCGCCGCCGAGGCCATCTCGCTGGGTGCGACCGACTACCTCCGGAAGGGCTCCTCGGACACGTACACGGTCCTCGCCAACCGCGTCGTCAACTACGTCGAGAAACACCGGGCCGAACTGGAGGTCGAGCGCCGCCTGAAGGCGCTGGAGACGGCCCGCGAGGGCATCAGCATCCTCGACGAGGACGGTCGGTTCGTCTACCTCAACCAGTCGTACGCCGACCTGTACGGCTACGCCGTCGAGGAACTCCTCGGTCGGCACTGGGAGGTGCTCTACCCCGAGTCCGACGTCTCGCTGGTGTACGACGAGATACTGCCGGCCATCCCGGTGGAGGGGCGGTGGAGCGGCGAGACCAGACAGCTCAGGAAGGACGGGTCGCCCCTGCTGACGAGCCACGCGCTCTCGTACACCGACTCCGGGGAGATGGTCTGCGTCGTCCGTGACCTCACCGAGGAACGCGAGACCGAACGCCTCCTCGGCGAGGAGCGCCGGCGGTTCGACCTGCTCGTGGACGCCGTCGTCGAGTACGCCATCTTCGAACTCGACGCGACCGGCCGGGTCACGAGTTGGAACGAGGGGGCCGAACGCACCACCGGCTACCCCGAGGCGACGGGCCTGGGCGTCGACTGGGCCGCGTTCTACACCGACGAGGACCGCGCCCGGGGCCGGCCGGCCGAGCACCTGGACCGGGCGCTGGCCGAAGGGTCGGTCCACGGCGAGGGCTGGCGGGTCCGGGAGGACGGCTCCCGGTTCTGGGCCGAGACGACGCTCACCACGGTCGACGAGGCGGCAAACGGGGGTGGGTTCCTCTGTGTCATGCGCGACAGCACCGACCGCCTGTACCGCGAGCGACAGCTCCAGCGGCGAATCGAGCACCTCGACCAGTTCGCGAGCGTCCTCTCACACGACCTGCAGACGCCGCTGGCGACGGCGCGGGCCAGCCTCGACCTCGCCCGCGAGGACCCCACCGACGCCGGCGACTCCCTCGACCGACTCGACCGGTCGCTCGCGCGCATCCGCCACCTCACCGAGTCGCTGCTCACGCTGGCCCGCGAGGGGGCGACGGTCAGTTCGTCCGAACCCGTCCCGCTCGACGCCGTCGCGAAGCGCGCGTGGGACCTCGTCGACGCCCCGGACGCCCGCCTCGTCGTCGAGGACGGTCTCGGATCGATGACGGGCGACCCCGAACGCGTCCAGACGCTGTTCGAGAACCTGTTCACCAACAGCGCCGAACACGGGGGAACGGACGTGACCGTCCGCGTCGGCCCCCTCGACGGCGGCTTCTACGTCGAGGACGACGGCCCCGGCATCCCCCCGGAGGATCGCCTGCGCGTGTTCGAACACGGCCTCTCGACGGTCGAAGGGAGGACGGGGTTCGGCCTCAGTATCGTCGAGCGTATCTCCGACGCCCACCACTGGCGGGTCGTCGCGACCAAGGGGATCGACGGCGGCGCGCGCTTCGAGTTCACCCCGACGGACCTCTCGATCGTCGACTGA
- a CDS encoding RNA-binding protein, translating to MSSVPFHYVDLQAFCYATEDDKRVEQAMRTFLPEEFPLERIENAGHHGDRIVVFSARVEKADDVRHVLSLLADLDDIDRVLDELDSRVTDNCELYLYLDKQAAFSGDVALGTGLSLRGKVEAYPAKRETAIENVREAFADL from the coding sequence ATGTCGAGCGTCCCGTTCCACTACGTCGACCTGCAGGCGTTCTGTTACGCCACCGAGGACGACAAGCGCGTCGAGCAGGCGATGCGCACGTTCCTCCCCGAGGAGTTCCCGCTGGAGCGCATCGAGAACGCGGGCCACCACGGGGACCGCATCGTCGTCTTCTCGGCGCGCGTCGAGAAGGCGGACGACGTGCGCCACGTCCTCTCGCTACTCGCCGACCTCGACGACATCGACCGGGTGCTCGACGAACTGGACAGCCGCGTGACCGACAACTGCGAACTGTACCTCTATCTCGACAAACAGGCCGCCTTCTCCGGGGACGTGGCGCTCGGGACCGGTCTCTCCCTGCGCGGGAAGGTCGAAGCCTACCCCGCGAAGAGGGAGACCGCAATCGAGAACGTCCGCGAGGCGTTCGCCGATCTGTGA
- a CDS encoding class I SAM-dependent methyltransferase, translating to MKKTIEEHAARFDEYAAEYDTDQSEEYRACASLVVDHADPGPDDVVLDLGCGTGAIGLALAPKAKRVVGRDISEGMMEQAREKAAEQGLDNVEFGYGEFRDPDYDGEVDVVVSNFAMHHLSDEEKREAIHAIADLGPRRFVLGDVMFFGAPDPDEPFYSPEVDDPATVGTLADALTDAGFALVAVEQVHEQVGVLVAERAGGRVEVEE from the coding sequence ATGAAGAAGACGATTGAGGAACACGCCGCCCGCTTCGACGAGTACGCCGCCGAGTACGACACCGACCAGAGCGAGGAGTACCGCGCGTGCGCCTCGCTCGTGGTCGACCACGCCGACCCCGGCCCGGACGACGTGGTCCTCGACCTCGGGTGCGGGACGGGCGCAATCGGCCTCGCCCTCGCCCCGAAGGCGAAACGCGTGGTGGGTCGGGACATCAGCGAGGGGATGATGGAGCAGGCCCGCGAGAAAGCCGCCGAACAGGGCCTCGACAACGTGGAGTTCGGCTACGGCGAGTTCCGCGACCCCGACTACGACGGCGAGGTGGACGTCGTCGTCTCGAACTTCGCCATGCACCACCTCTCGGACGAGGAGAAACGCGAGGCCATCCACGCCATTGCCGACCTCGGCCCGCGCCGGTTCGTGCTCGGCGACGTGATGTTCTTCGGCGCGCCCGACCCCGACGAACCGTTCTACTCGCCGGAGGTGGACGACCCCGCGACGGTCGGGACGCTCGCGGACGCCCTCACCGACGCCGGGTTCGCGCTCGTCGCGGTCGAGCAGGTCCACGAGCAGGTGGGCGTCCTCGTCGCCGAGCGTGCCGGGGGGAGAGTGGAAGTCGAGGAGTAG
- a CDS encoding RNase P subunit p30 family protein: MSGAYETAHPHPDGDSTVARLALTAAEQGYDGLVVRTHADGEAESYDPTAIGERYGLDVVAGVEIRAADRGRVASAIGTERDRRTVVCVHGGEHNRLACEDPRVDVLAHPMADGDVNHVLANAAADNGVRLEFDFGPVLRTTGGERVRALRGLRKLREIVTACDAPYVVSADARSHLHLRAPRELVAVGEQIGFTREQVESGLAEWGRLAERNRERASDSFIEPGVRRGRYEEDD; encoded by the coding sequence ATGTCCGGCGCGTACGAGACTGCCCACCCGCACCCCGACGGCGACAGCACGGTCGCGCGCCTGGCGCTGACCGCCGCCGAGCAGGGGTACGACGGCCTCGTCGTCCGCACCCACGCCGACGGCGAGGCGGAGTCGTACGACCCGACGGCCATCGGGGAGCGCTACGGCCTCGACGTCGTGGCGGGCGTCGAGATACGCGCCGCCGACCGGGGCCGCGTCGCCAGCGCCATCGGGACCGAACGCGACCGGCGCACCGTCGTCTGCGTCCACGGCGGCGAGCACAACCGACTGGCCTGCGAGGACCCCCGCGTGGACGTCCTCGCCCACCCGATGGCCGACGGCGACGTGAACCACGTCCTCGCGAACGCCGCCGCCGACAACGGCGTCAGACTGGAGTTCGACTTCGGTCCCGTCCTCCGGACAACGGGCGGGGAACGCGTCAGGGCGCTCCGCGGCCTCCGCAAACTCCGGGAAATCGTGACGGCCTGCGACGCCCCCTACGTCGTCAGCGCCGACGCGCGGAGCCACCTCCACCTGCGTGCCCCCCGCGAACTGGTCGCGGTGGGCGAGCAAATCGGCTTCACCCGCGAGCAGGTCGAATCCGGGCTGGCGGAGTGGGGGCGACTCGCCGAGCGCAACCGCGAGCGCGCGTCCGATTCCTTCATTGAACCCGGCGTCCGTAGGGGACGGTATGAAGAAGACGATTGA
- a CDS encoding thiolase C-terminal domain-containing protein — MPQPRIVSVGLSEVGRTDLTGRDLFSAALAEAFSGLPDPAELVDALYVGNQSETYEHQIMYGTLLAEWAGLTNVPAERVEGCAAAGALALRHAVEDVRQGTHDAVLACGVEKMTAGGTAGATDALSAAFDRALEQRSGITAPSQYALLAQRYLHEHGCTEEDLARIAVKNHRNAAQNPRAQFQREIDLDTVLDSDYIAPPLKLFDCAPVSDGAAAVLVTTPELADELGDAEDQLVAAGSGAAANNISVAERDLTFVEGANHAAETAYGQAGVEAADVDVAEVHDAFTVCEALLAESVGFAPRGKGIESALPPEERSEGWTDVELSTSGGLKARGHPIGATGIAQAVEAYEQLTGRAGDRQVEGADTAFLLNEGGVADAVTVAHVLRRAA, encoded by the coding sequence ATGCCACAACCGCGCATCGTCTCGGTCGGCCTCTCAGAGGTGGGCCGGACCGACCTGACGGGCAGAGACCTGTTCTCGGCGGCCCTCGCGGAGGCCTTCTCCGGCCTCCCGGACCCCGCCGAACTCGTGGACGCCCTCTACGTCGGCAACCAGTCCGAGACGTACGAACACCAGATCATGTACGGCACGCTCCTCGCGGAGTGGGCGGGCCTGACGAACGTCCCCGCCGAACGCGTCGAGGGGTGCGCCGCCGCGGGCGCACTCGCCCTGCGCCACGCCGTCGAGGACGTCCGGCAGGGGACACACGACGCCGTCCTCGCCTGCGGCGTCGAGAAGATGACCGCCGGGGGGACGGCAGGCGCGACGGACGCCCTCTCGGCGGCGTTCGACCGGGCGCTCGAACAGCGCTCGGGCATCACCGCCCCGAGCCAGTACGCCCTCCTCGCCCAGCGATACCTCCACGAACACGGGTGCACTGAAGAGGACCTCGCCCGAATCGCCGTCAAGAACCACCGGAACGCCGCCCAGAACCCGCGGGCGCAGTTCCAGCGGGAGATAGACCTCGATACGGTCCTCGACTCGGACTACATCGCCCCACCCCTGAAACTGTTCGACTGCGCGCCCGTCAGCGACGGGGCGGCCGCCGTCCTCGTGACGACGCCCGAACTCGCGGACGAACTGGGCGACGCCGAGGACCAGTTGGTCGCCGCCGGGTCCGGCGCGGCCGCGAACAACATCTCAGTCGCGGAGCGCGACCTGACGTTCGTCGAGGGGGCGAACCACGCCGCGGAGACCGCCTACGGACAGGCCGGCGTCGAGGCGGCGGACGTGGACGTCGCAGAGGTCCACGACGCCTTCACCGTCTGTGAGGCACTGCTCGCGGAGTCCGTCGGGTTCGCCCCGCGCGGGAAGGGAATCGAGTCGGCCCTGCCCCCGGAGGAGCGAAGCGAGGGGTGGACGGACGTCGAACTCTCGACCAGCGGCGGCCTGAAGGCCCGCGGCCACCCCATCGGCGCGACGGGCATCGCGCAGGCCGTCGAGGCGTACGAACAGTTGACGGGACGCGCGGGCGACCGACAGGTCGAGGGCGCGGACACCGCGTTCCTCCTGAACGAGGGCGGGGTGGCCGACGCCGTCACCGTCGCGCACGTCCTGCGGAGGGCGGCATGA
- a CDS encoding DUF1918 domain-containing protein, which produces MAFEEDDRVILHDEHSEYDGQTGTVTQVMENMFGDATYTVSFEDGQEQGLAEDQLEAAADEAEDDEE; this is translated from the coding sequence ATGGCATTCGAAGAGGACGACCGCGTCATCCTGCACGACGAGCACAGCGAGTACGACGGCCAGACCGGCACGGTCACGCAGGTCATGGAGAACATGTTCGGCGACGCCACGTACACCGTGAGCTTCGAGGACGGCCAGGAGCAGGGTCTCGCGGAGGACCAGCTCGAAGCCGCCGCCGACGAAGCCGAGGACGACGAGGAGTAA
- a CDS encoding Zn-ribbon domain-containing OB-fold protein has product MSDDTPSLRGPLAPEDVTSDSPFTLPGFFDALAEGTLYGAVCEDCGNAMVPPRPACYGCGSRSVVAEEQPREGRVVSYTEVRTAPPAFAERAPYTVAVVELASGARLTGRVDADYESVSIDAPVELVVREPSAEEQKAALSYEEGWPVHEFELR; this is encoded by the coding sequence ATGAGCGACGATACCCCCTCCCTCCGCGGCCCGCTCGCCCCGGAGGACGTGACCAGCGACAGCCCGTTCACCCTGCCGGGGTTCTTCGACGCGCTCGCGGAGGGGACGCTGTACGGCGCCGTCTGCGAGGACTGCGGGAACGCGATGGTCCCGCCGCGACCCGCCTGTTACGGCTGTGGCTCCCGGTCGGTCGTGGCCGAGGAGCAACCCCGCGAGGGCCGCGTCGTCTCCTACACCGAGGTCAGGACCGCGCCGCCCGCGTTCGCCGAGCGAGCGCCCTACACCGTCGCCGTCGTCGAACTGGCGTCGGGCGCGCGACTGACGGGGCGGGTGGACGCCGACTACGAGTCGGTGAGCATCGACGCGCCCGTCGAACTCGTCGTTCGCGAACCGAGCGCGGAAGAGCAGAAGGCGGCGCTCTCCTACGAGGAGGGCTGGCCGGTCCACGAGTTCGAACTCCGGTGA